In Halomonas alkalicola, the following proteins share a genomic window:
- a CDS encoding TIGR04255 family protein, whose amino-acid sequence MGQSVRYPKLERQPLSLVLAEFRFSPLQASVSRLFALQEQMQQAFGKLEEYTTHTLRLAPDGSQEKASGWGFLFRAEAGDSLVLVEPERLVYITSHYPRFPAFAARCMEAVTLLEEALAPGQLLRVGLRFNDVVVPGQGESLEAYLDSSLLPPAALASLAGPLAGHRTETQVETDAGRLVVRALVSGHGLAVMPDIDPHVQLAQPDEVPRDRLTAVLDFDHFWRAEQNQAEAFSRVAVHRRLEALHEPAREAFWRVTTEWARRERWS is encoded by the coding sequence ATGGGCCAGTCGGTCCGCTATCCCAAGCTGGAACGCCAGCCGCTGTCGCTGGTGCTGGCAGAGTTTCGTTTCTCGCCCCTGCAGGCGTCGGTAAGTCGTCTGTTTGCCTTGCAGGAACAGATGCAGCAGGCCTTCGGCAAGCTGGAGGAGTACACCACTCACACCCTGCGTCTGGCACCGGACGGCAGCCAGGAGAAGGCCAGCGGCTGGGGGTTCCTGTTCCGTGCCGAGGCGGGGGATAGCCTGGTTCTGGTCGAGCCGGAACGACTGGTTTATATCACGTCCCACTACCCTCGATTTCCGGCCTTTGCCGCACGCTGCATGGAGGCGGTGACCCTGCTGGAAGAGGCCCTGGCACCCGGCCAGCTGCTGCGCGTCGGGTTGCGTTTCAATGATGTGGTGGTGCCCGGCCAGGGGGAGTCGCTGGAGGCCTACCTGGACAGCAGCCTGCTGCCGCCGGCTGCCCTGGCGTCTCTGGCAGGCCCACTGGCAGGGCACCGTACTGAAACCCAGGTGGAGACCGATGCGGGGCGACTTGTGGTGCGCGCCCTGGTGAGCGGGCACGGCCTTGCGGTGATGCCGGATATCGACCCGCATGTTCAGCTGGCCCAGCCGGACGAGGTGCCTCGCGACAGGCTCACCGCTGTGCTCGATTTCGATCACTTCTGGCGCGCCGAGCAGAACCAGGCCGAGGCGTTTTCTCGGGTGGCGGTTCACCGCCGCCTGGAGGCGCTTCATGAACCCGCGAGGGAGGCCTTCTGGCGCGTTACCACCGAGTGGGCAAGGAGGGAGCGATGGTCCTAG
- a CDS encoding RNA-guided endonuclease InsQ/TnpB family protein, translated as MQRLQAFKYELMPNGEQVRKMRQFAGMARFVFNRGLALQKEQYEAGEKKLGYAALCKQLTGWRNSAETPWLRDGPIHPLQQSLKDLERAYANFFAKRADFPRFKKKGQRDSFRYPDPKQINPPYSRGR; from the coding sequence ATGCAACGCCTCCAAGCCTTCAAATATGAGCTGATGCCCAACGGCGAGCAGGTGCGGAAAATGCGCCAGTTTGCCGGCATGGCGCGGTTCGTTTTCAACCGGGGGCTGGCGTTGCAAAAGGAGCAGTATGAAGCCGGTGAGAAGAAGTTGGGCTACGCGGCTTTGTGCAAGCAACTCACCGGCTGGCGCAATAGCGCCGAGACACCTTGGCTCCGGGATGGCCCGATCCACCCGCTCCAGCAGTCGCTGAAGGATCTGGAGCGCGCCTACGCTAACTTCTTCGCCAAGCGTGCAGACTTCCCGCGCTTCAAGAAGAAAGGGCAGCGCGACAGCTTCCGCTATCCCGATCCGAAACAGATCAACCCGCCTTATTCACGAGGGCGCTGA
- a CDS encoding IS1380 family transposase: MFRQEPDPREPSAMGESLSTWTPSCNGSVRVELSGHRTTSDSGALLLREALDNSGVIEALEDNLVDPRHPLRIRHSLASQLRTLVLQRAMGWIDLSDTDTLRRDPLWQLACSDARGTTPLAQDRPSQATLSRLLTCLGRNDNIDAVHEGLLRLVLWRLTSLKNGERPKQLTLDIDGLPIEVHGHQGGSAYHGLYGTRIYSPLVASLAETGDMVGGLLREGNAGPAENADTWIPHLVTRLNESTGAQVRVRIDAGFTDNDTLEALEERDIEYLGRLRSHKGLQKLAAPYLKRPRGRPPEQPREWCHDLEYQAGSWPAPRRVVLVVQERPDDLLLHAFFLVTNLSKFDWPPEKVLALYRKRGSAEAHMGEVKSALDVHLSSTDRGASTVQDVMARNEVSLLLSLYAYQVLHGLRCLLERQTRQGWSLSRMREQVLKVAATLRLHARRITVHLGAAADKWWPTLLKGLPKLTALS; this comes from the coding sequence GTGTTCCGCCAAGAACCTGATCCAAGGGAGCCATCCGCTATGGGTGAAAGCCTATCCACCTGGACGCCCTCGTGCAACGGCTCTGTCCGTGTCGAGCTGAGCGGCCACCGCACCACCAGCGACAGCGGCGCTTTGTTGCTGCGTGAAGCCCTCGACAACAGCGGCGTGATTGAGGCGCTCGAAGACAACCTGGTCGATCCGCGTCACCCGCTGCGTATCCGCCACTCCCTGGCCAGTCAGCTACGCACCCTGGTGCTGCAGCGCGCGATGGGCTGGATCGATCTCAGCGATACCGACACGCTGCGCCGTGACCCGCTCTGGCAGTTGGCCTGTAGCGACGCGCGCGGGACGACGCCATTGGCGCAGGACCGGCCGTCTCAAGCCACGCTGTCGCGGCTGCTGACCTGCCTCGGCCGCAACGACAACATCGATGCCGTGCACGAAGGCCTGCTGCGGCTGGTGCTCTGGCGCCTGACCTCGCTGAAGAACGGCGAGCGCCCCAAGCAGCTGACGCTGGACATCGACGGCCTGCCGATCGAGGTCCACGGTCACCAAGGTGGCTCGGCCTACCATGGCCTTTACGGTACCCGCATCTACTCGCCGCTGGTCGCCTCGCTGGCCGAAACAGGCGACATGGTCGGTGGCCTGCTACGCGAGGGCAACGCCGGCCCGGCTGAGAATGCCGATACATGGATCCCCCATCTGGTGACGCGGCTCAACGAGAGCACTGGCGCCCAGGTTCGGGTGCGCATCGATGCCGGATTCACCGACAACGACACGCTGGAGGCGCTGGAAGAGCGCGACATCGAGTATCTGGGCCGGTTACGCAGCCACAAGGGCCTGCAAAAATTGGCGGCGCCCTACCTGAAGCGGCCCCGCGGCCGACCGCCTGAACAGCCTCGAGAATGGTGCCATGACCTTGAGTACCAAGCCGGTTCCTGGCCGGCACCACGGCGCGTCGTGCTGGTCGTGCAGGAGCGCCCCGATGACCTGCTGCTGCATGCCTTCTTCCTGGTCACCAACCTCAGCAAGTTCGACTGGCCGCCAGAGAAGGTCCTAGCACTCTATCGCAAGCGCGGCAGCGCCGAGGCGCACATGGGCGAAGTGAAGTCGGCGCTCGACGTGCACCTCTCGTCGACCGATCGCGGCGCCTCCACCGTTCAGGACGTGATGGCGCGCAACGAGGTGAGCTTGCTGCTCAGTCTCTACGCCTACCAGGTCCTGCATGGCCTGCGCTGCCTCCTGGAGCGGCAAACCCGACAAGGCTGGAGCCTGAGCCGGATGCGCGAGCAGGTGCTCAAGGTCGCCGCCACGCTGAGGCTGCACGCTCGGCGAATCACCGTTCATCTGGGTGCCGCCGCCGACAAGTGGTGGCCGACGCTGCTGAAGGGGCTACCGAAGCTGACCGCACTGAGCTGA
- a CDS encoding RNA-guided endonuclease InsQ/TnpB family protein, with translation MFLPKLGWLRFRKSREVLGVVKNVTVSQSSGRWFVSIQTEREVAVPAPTGGAVGIDLGVARFATLSDGSYLAPLNSVRTHQAALRKAQQAMSRKVKFSNNWKKAKARVQKRQAHIANARRDYLHKASTTISQNHALVVLEDLQVGNMARSARGSAEQPGRHVRQKSGLNRSILDQGWYEFRRQLDYKLAWRGAHLVVVPPHNTSRTCPECGHVAAGNRRSQARFACVECGYQANADQVAAINVLRAGHARFACEVSGAVRPPAAGTHRSDSGVAQCRA, from the coding sequence ATCTTCCTGCCCAAGCTCGGCTGGCTGCGTTTTCGCAAGAGCCGCGAGGTACTGGGGGTGGTGAAGAACGTCACCGTCAGCCAGTCGTCGGGGCGATGGTTCGTCTCGATTCAGACCGAGCGCGAGGTCGCCGTGCCAGCGCCAACCGGCGGCGCGGTGGGCATCGACCTGGGCGTGGCGCGGTTCGCCACACTCTCCGATGGCAGCTACCTGGCACCCCTCAACAGTGTCAGAACGCACCAGGCGGCGCTGCGCAAGGCGCAGCAAGCCATGAGTCGCAAGGTCAAGTTCAGCAACAACTGGAAGAAGGCCAAGGCCCGCGTCCAGAAACGCCAGGCTCACATCGCCAATGCCCGGCGCGACTACCTGCACAAGGCTTCCACCACGATCAGCCAAAACCACGCGCTCGTGGTGCTGGAAGACCTGCAGGTAGGCAACATGGCGCGCTCGGCCAGAGGCAGTGCCGAGCAGCCAGGCCGCCATGTCCGGCAGAAATCTGGCCTCAACCGCTCGATCCTCGACCAGGGCTGGTACGAGTTCCGGCGTCAGCTCGACTACAAGTTGGCCTGGCGCGGGGCGCATCTGGTGGTTGTGCCACCGCACAACACCAGCCGCACCTGCCCCGAGTGCGGGCATGTGGCTGCGGGGAACCGGCGCAGCCAGGCCCGCTTTGCCTGTGTCGAATGTGGCTACCAGGCCAATGCCGACCAGGTCGCGGCCATCAATGTGCTAAGGGCAGGACATGCCCGGTTCGCCTGTGAAGTGAGTGGTGCAGTCAGGCCGCCAGCAGCAGGAACCCACCGAAGCGACTCAGGAGTGGCTCAATGCCGCGCCTGA
- a CDS encoding EexN family lipoprotein, which yields MKYAALPIGLLTVFLVAGCSSDNEAERVYTVEEYTEDLSMAEEVVERCRNNPGQLQDDPNCINASEAVARHRLIGSGEGAQMPSITGD from the coding sequence ATGAAGTACGCCGCACTGCCCATTGGTCTCTTGACCGTGTTTCTGGTCGCCGGCTGTTCGAGCGATAACGAGGCGGAGAGAGTCTATACCGTCGAGGAATACACGGAGGACTTGAGCATGGCCGAAGAGGTTGTCGAGCGCTGCCGCAACAACCCCGGCCAGCTGCAGGATGATCCCAACTGCATCAATGCTTCCGAAGCCGTCGCCCGGCATCGACTGATCGGCTCCGGCGAGGGTGCCCAGATGCCGAGCATCACCGGCGACTGA
- a CDS encoding helix-turn-helix domain-containing protein, which translates to MRLGTPIHDAATLGRLIRQTRKQQNLTLETLAGLCGLSIRFLSELENGRETCSLVRVLLVLDALGIELTAEPPETGAS; encoded by the coding sequence ATGCGCCTCGGCACCCCAATTCATGATGCCGCTACCCTTGGCCGGCTGATCCGACAGACGCGAAAGCAGCAGAACCTGACGCTCGAAACGCTGGCAGGCCTTTGCGGGTTGAGCATACGTTTCCTCAGCGAACTGGAGAACGGCCGAGAAACCTGCAGCCTGGTGCGCGTGCTGCTGGTGCTTGATGCCCTGGGAATAGAGCTGACCGCCGAACCGCCCGAGACAGGTGCATCATGA